A window from Luteibacter flocculans encodes these proteins:
- a CDS encoding DUF2256 domain-containing protein: protein MKKKSDLPQKVCAGCGRPFVWRRKWARDWDNVRYCSDRCRSAKYTSP, encoded by the coding sequence ATGAAGAAGAAATCCGACCTGCCCCAGAAGGTCTGCGCTGGGTGCGGCCGGCCCTTCGTATGGCGCCGTAAGTGGGCGCGTGACTGGGACAACGTACGTTACTGCTCGGACCGCTGTAGAAGCGCAAAATATACATCGCCCTGA
- a CDS encoding cupin domain-containing protein has product MAGRIKRPLGDLFGLQGFGVNHVTLPPGAISALHHRHSVQDEFVFVLTGELTLVHDAGETTLHAGSCSGFPSNGTAHHLVNRSDTEAIYLEVGDRRPGDSVSYPNDDIKAVRTASGWQFEHKDGRPYG; this is encoded by the coding sequence ATGGCTGGGCGAATCAAGCGCCCCCTGGGCGATCTTTTCGGCCTCCAGGGTTTCGGTGTGAACCACGTAACGTTACCGCCAGGTGCGATCTCCGCGTTGCACCATCGCCATTCGGTGCAGGACGAGTTCGTCTTTGTATTGACCGGCGAACTGACACTCGTGCATGACGCAGGAGAGACCACGCTCCACGCAGGATCGTGTTCCGGCTTTCCGAGTAACGGTACAGCACATCACTTAGTCAATCGGTCCGACACCGAAGCGATTTATCTTGAAGTAGGCGATCGACGGCCGGGCGATAGCGTGTCCTATCCAAACGACGATATCAAAGCTGTACGAACAGCCTCGGGATGGCAGTTTGAGCACAAGGACGGACGGCCGTACGGATAG
- a CDS encoding carboxy terminal-processing peptidase produces the protein MSFRHPLYVLLFFVLPISAARAFPASSPILLMPTPSQVRSGQMVMTFLQRYHLNPRTMDAALSAQVFDGLIDELDPERIVFTDEDIEHLSTVRSDIGRHLSEGDLVPLFAPVNVYLNRVVEKADFDAAALDVKQDFSTHESFSVDSKGVPRPKSATELHTRWALRVKDDWLRLKLAGRADADIRETLRHRYQNLGTRARNTTSEDAFQMLMEAYAQAMDPHTDYFSPTAARQFDTEMSLSLEGIGAYLREHDAYTQVTELIPGGPASASGRIGVGDRIAAVGQGASGPMVDVTGWRTDEVVTLIRGKSGSTVRLEILPDESKGDAAGRLVTLVRKHVSIEDQAVQASVINIGSPAAPHRIGVLSVPSFYEDFEAKKRGGSYRSVSKDVAAHIQDFRDQNVAGIVLDLRDNGGGSLSEAVALGGVFCGPGPVVQVKDAKGAPDVQQADGAAAWTGPLVVMVNRASASASEILAADLQDRGRAIVVGERTFGKGTVQTLVDLDSIGHADGLGELKMTIAQFYRINGTTTQLSGVTPDIVFPQTYSERDFGESTYKNALPQSSIAATAFDKDPRLATIRAVLMKEHDARVGDDAAWKLAVERLEAYRQISERPTVSLNLAERKATREADVRKMEGLRRRAQALAGSSDKDDAMAAADDGLTALERPVGPIRTRAERHDDPFLHEAAAIAEDEAALLAALATG, from the coding sequence ATGTCGTTCCGCCATCCTTTGTATGTCCTGTTGTTCTTTGTCCTGCCGATCTCAGCGGCGCGGGCGTTTCCTGCGAGCAGCCCCATCCTGCTCATGCCCACGCCTTCCCAGGTGAGGTCCGGCCAGATGGTGATGACCTTCCTCCAGCGTTATCACCTCAATCCGCGCACTATGGATGCCGCTCTCTCGGCACAGGTGTTCGATGGGCTCATCGATGAGCTCGACCCGGAGCGCATCGTCTTCACGGATGAGGACATCGAGCATCTATCCACCGTTCGCAGTGACATCGGGCGGCATTTGTCAGAGGGCGACCTCGTGCCGTTGTTCGCACCGGTCAACGTCTATCTCAACCGGGTGGTTGAGAAAGCGGACTTCGATGCAGCAGCGCTCGACGTGAAGCAGGATTTCTCAACGCATGAGTCGTTTTCCGTAGATAGCAAGGGCGTCCCGAGGCCGAAATCGGCAACGGAGTTGCACACGCGATGGGCGCTGCGCGTCAAGGACGACTGGCTGCGGCTGAAACTCGCGGGTCGGGCCGACGCGGACATTCGAGAAACGCTACGCCACCGTTATCAGAACCTCGGGACACGAGCCCGGAACACCACGTCCGAGGATGCTTTCCAGATGTTGATGGAGGCATATGCCCAGGCCATGGACCCACACACCGATTATTTTTCACCGACAGCAGCGCGTCAGTTCGACACGGAGATGTCGCTGTCGCTCGAGGGCATCGGCGCCTACTTGCGCGAGCACGACGCTTACACGCAGGTCACGGAGCTCATTCCTGGTGGCCCTGCGTCGGCGTCAGGCCGGATAGGCGTAGGCGACCGCATTGCAGCTGTCGGGCAGGGGGCCAGCGGGCCAATGGTAGATGTGACGGGATGGCGCACAGACGAGGTGGTCACGCTCATTCGAGGCAAGAGCGGGTCAACAGTGCGTCTGGAAATACTGCCAGACGAAAGCAAGGGTGATGCCGCAGGTCGTCTTGTCACACTCGTTCGCAAACACGTCAGCATCGAGGATCAAGCGGTCCAGGCCAGTGTCATCAACATTGGCTCGCCCGCTGCACCGCACCGGATCGGCGTGCTATCGGTGCCGTCCTTCTACGAAGATTTCGAGGCGAAGAAGAGAGGAGGAAGCTACCGGAGCGTGAGTAAGGACGTTGCTGCGCACATTCAGGATTTCCGAGACCAGAACGTCGCTGGGATCGTCCTTGACCTGCGGGACAACGGAGGCGGCTCCCTCTCGGAAGCGGTCGCTCTGGGCGGCGTTTTCTGCGGGCCGGGCCCCGTGGTTCAGGTCAAGGACGCAAAGGGCGCGCCTGACGTTCAACAGGCGGACGGCGCGGCCGCATGGACCGGTCCTTTGGTCGTGATGGTAAACCGTGCCTCAGCCTCGGCGTCGGAGATCTTGGCTGCCGACCTTCAGGACCGTGGCCGCGCCATCGTGGTGGGGGAGCGGACCTTCGGCAAGGGAACGGTCCAGACGCTGGTCGACCTCGACAGCATCGGCCATGCCGATGGTCTGGGCGAACTGAAAATGACCATCGCCCAGTTCTACCGCATCAATGGAACGACCACACAACTCTCAGGCGTGACCCCGGATATCGTCTTCCCGCAGACCTATTCGGAACGGGATTTTGGCGAGTCGACCTACAAGAATGCGCTACCTCAGTCGAGCATCGCGGCCACTGCATTCGACAAGGATCCGCGTCTTGCAACTATCCGGGCCGTGCTGATGAAGGAGCATGACGCCCGGGTCGGTGATGACGCAGCGTGGAAGCTTGCCGTCGAGCGGCTTGAGGCTTACCGGCAGATCTCCGAGAGGCCGACGGTGTCATTGAACCTTGCGGAGCGGAAAGCGACACGGGAGGCGGACGTGCGCAAGATGGAAGGTCTCCGTCGCCGCGCGCAAGCGCTTGCCGGATCGAGCGACAAGGACGACGCGATGGCGGCGGCTGATGACGGCTTGACCGCGCTTGAGCGGCCCGTCGGTCCGATTCGTACCAGGGCCGAGCGGCATGATGATCCATTCCTTCATGAGGCGGCGGCCATCGCCGAGGATGAGGCGGCGCTGCTTGCAGCTCTTGCGACGGGCTAA
- a CDS encoding alpha/beta hydrolase, which translates to MKRYTLGLVALLIAAPLECVLASPVAEPPEPTDKATIDHTRSFDFVSAENGESYRIKVYIPDGTPPATGYPAIYVLDGGNLFGTFAGAIRNQGGAQERAQAVVVGIEDGPGDNSADRTLDFTPSDLSAYEKKVVVDLGPNPKFGGYEKFMQTIQDEIKPKVRAMVHVDAAHETLLGWSLGGQVAVHTMLVHPGYFTSYVALSPSLWRSDRAVFKEIPGFEKAITDGAKPVSLFLGGGALEEQVSSGMTRWPVDQSKLAAEIKYVRMVGNLRDFAAEVRPFFDKHHMAFESKIFDGETHNTVPWAAVNPIVTFLLPYGHPK; encoded by the coding sequence ATGAAACGTTACACGCTGGGCCTTGTAGCTCTACTGATCGCGGCTCCGTTGGAGTGCGTGTTGGCGTCGCCGGTCGCTGAACCGCCGGAACCGACCGACAAGGCGACGATCGATCACACCCGCAGCTTTGACTTCGTTTCGGCGGAAAATGGCGAGTCGTATCGCATCAAGGTCTACATTCCAGACGGCACCCCACCCGCGACCGGCTACCCGGCTATTTACGTTCTCGACGGAGGAAACCTCTTCGGCACCTTTGCCGGTGCCATCAGGAATCAAGGAGGAGCGCAGGAGCGCGCCCAGGCGGTGGTTGTTGGGATCGAGGACGGACCCGGAGACAACAGCGCGGATCGCACATTGGACTTCACGCCATCAGATCTTTCCGCCTACGAAAAGAAGGTGGTTGTTGACCTTGGACCCAATCCAAAGTTTGGTGGCTATGAGAAGTTCATGCAGACCATTCAGGATGAAATCAAGCCGAAGGTGAGGGCGATGGTGCATGTGGATGCCGCTCACGAAACGTTACTTGGATGGTCCCTCGGCGGCCAGGTCGCGGTGCACACCATGCTGGTCCATCCGGGCTACTTCACGTCCTATGTCGCACTGAGCCCATCGCTCTGGCGCAGTGATCGTGCCGTGTTCAAGGAAATCCCTGGATTTGAAAAAGCCATCACCGACGGCGCCAAGCCCGTGAGCCTTTTTCTAGGGGGCGGAGCTCTGGAGGAACAGGTGTCGTCGGGAATGACCCGTTGGCCCGTCGATCAATCCAAGCTTGCTGCCGAGATCAAGTATGTGCGTATGGTCGGCAATCTGCGCGACTTCGCTGCCGAGGTTCGGCCATTCTTTGATAAACACCATATGGCGTTCGAATCCAAGATTTTCGACGGTGAAACCCACAACACTGTGCCGTGGGCAGCTGTGAATCCGATTGTCACTTTCCTGCTTCCCTATGGGCATCCGAAATAG
- a CDS encoding CPBP family intramembrane glutamic endopeptidase: protein MHLTEPAVNGFVLRIFHVGRGVVETGKGKAFVLLPFTAFLAARCAWYLLGLAAVRRLLGNWRSWRAEWPRAIRWLFIGLLTGTCAMGSIIVTLAFFRCGYIDYVQSSTAFALLVALGWVGCSVVGAAAEEVLYRGMILSTLERLGGKSFAIVGSAAAFALSHLGNPGVTKLWLLRLFLQGMLLAWAVFRTGSLWWSIGYHAGWNFGSAPLFGVAESGYGVQGHLFTFVPAGPDWLTGGEVGPEGSVLAFLAMLAAAVVLTNHGRRNNDMQPVCIEHS from the coding sequence GTGCATCTCACTGAGCCGGCGGTCAATGGCTTCGTGCTCCGTATTTTCCATGTTGGCAGGGGCGTTGTTGAAACGGGGAAGGGTAAGGCGTTCGTTCTCCTTCCCTTCACCGCTTTTCTTGCCGCCCGCTGCGCGTGGTATCTATTGGGGCTGGCCGCGGTTCGACGATTGCTGGGTAACTGGCGGTCTTGGCGGGCGGAATGGCCGAGGGCCATCCGCTGGCTCTTTATCGGTCTGCTCACTGGCACGTGCGCGATGGGGTCCATCATCGTGACGCTGGCATTTTTTCGATGTGGATACATCGATTACGTTCAGTCGAGCACCGCATTTGCGCTACTTGTGGCGCTTGGCTGGGTCGGATGTTCAGTCGTCGGCGCGGCGGCCGAAGAGGTTCTCTATCGCGGAATGATTCTGTCGACACTCGAGCGTCTCGGTGGCAAGTCGTTTGCCATCGTGGGTTCTGCCGCAGCTTTCGCGCTGAGCCATCTTGGCAATCCTGGTGTCACCAAACTCTGGCTACTGAGGCTTTTCCTCCAGGGCATGTTGCTCGCATGGGCTGTGTTTCGAACCGGATCGCTCTGGTGGTCCATTGGGTATCACGCGGGATGGAACTTCGGCAGCGCACCTCTCTTTGGTGTGGCCGAGAGCGGATACGGTGTGCAAGGACATCTGTTCACGTTTGTTCCGGCCGGTCCGGATTGGTTGACCGGCGGTGAGGTGGGACCGGAGGGAAGTGTTCTTGCGTTCTTGGCCATGTTGGCAGCGGCGGTGGTGCTCACCAATCACGGCCGGCGAAATAATGATATGCAGCCGGTGTGCATCGAGCACTCCTGA
- a CDS encoding SDR family oxidoreductase, with amino-acid sequence MSKKILITGAGSGFGEAAALGLAQNGHDVIATVQISPQVTPLREKAKSLGLSNLRVEKLDLLDPYDVAHAQTFDIDVLWNNAGIGEAGPVFETPLDLIRLNFEVNVFRPLGLTQAFVRQWIKQGKRAKIVFTSSMSGLFSPVNWGVYAATKHALEAIAEGLHQELAGHNIKVQTINPGAYFTGFNETMADTPFRWLDEEKNITRRADLREQFDAALSSPFGHMDAKEMVARMIEIVPSDTGHFRNVVPAAVEEMLQAEQLTAWIRQI; translated from the coding sequence ATGTCGAAGAAAATATTGATCACGGGCGCGGGTTCGGGATTTGGCGAGGCGGCGGCGCTAGGCCTTGCCCAGAACGGTCACGATGTCATAGCGACGGTGCAAATCTCGCCGCAGGTCACCCCGTTGCGGGAGAAGGCGAAGAGCCTGGGCCTGTCAAACCTCCGCGTGGAGAAGCTTGATCTTCTTGATCCTTATGATGTCGCCCATGCACAGACTTTTGATATCGATGTGCTTTGGAACAACGCAGGTATTGGTGAAGCCGGTCCGGTGTTTGAGACACCTCTGGATCTCATTCGGCTCAACTTTGAGGTGAACGTATTTCGCCCCCTTGGCCTCACGCAGGCGTTTGTCCGTCAGTGGATCAAGCAAGGCAAGCGAGCAAAAATTGTTTTCACCTCATCGATGAGCGGGCTTTTCTCTCCCGTGAACTGGGGGGTCTATGCGGCTACCAAGCACGCCCTTGAAGCCATTGCCGAGGGGCTTCATCAGGAATTGGCCGGTCATAACATCAAGGTCCAGACGATCAACCCTGGCGCCTATTTCACCGGCTTCAATGAGACCATGGCGGACACACCATTTCGCTGGCTCGACGAAGAGAAGAACATCACGCGGCGCGCCGATCTACGGGAGCAATTCGACGCGGCGCTGTCGTCTCCTTTCGGGCATATGGATGCCAAGGAAATGGTCGCGCGGATGATCGAGATTGTCCCGTCGGACACCGGTCACTTTCGCAATGTTGTGCCCGCCGCCGTCGAGGAGATGTTGCAGGCGGAGCAGCTGACGGCGTGGATCAGGCAAATCTAA
- a CDS encoding alpha/beta hydrolase, whose protein sequence is MRPPVDSSNRHRDTLAGYAACPHWRDIQAFLPTPFQLSAGQEPMEEWWPWRQHHVHLDCYRNATAPLKVILLHGVGTNGRQMSTILGAPLAKRGLETIAIDMPGYGMTRVGSGSPIQYQDWVEIASDLVNVELTRDDRPVVLYGLSAGGMETYHVAALNRRVKGIVGMTFLDQRVPRVRDETAKNLLTARVGIPFVHVLARTRLGNLKFPMAMAGKMSALVNDREALRVLLADRTSAGAWVSLKFLSTYMSYEPAIELEDFDVCPILLTQPAEDRWSPWELSELTLRRIGRVPVEVTILEGAGHYPLEEPGLGQMVDAVHKFCMNLLEVQV, encoded by the coding sequence GTGCGGCCGCCAGTTGATTCCTCGAACCGACACCGCGACACCCTTGCCGGCTATGCCGCGTGCCCGCACTGGCGGGATATCCAGGCATTCCTGCCAACCCCGTTTCAGCTGAGCGCAGGTCAGGAGCCGATGGAGGAGTGGTGGCCCTGGCGACAACATCACGTCCACCTCGACTGCTACCGGAACGCAACGGCACCCTTGAAGGTGATCCTGCTGCACGGTGTGGGGACCAATGGACGGCAGATGTCGACCATCCTGGGCGCTCCACTGGCGAAACGAGGTCTCGAAACCATCGCTATCGACATGCCTGGTTACGGGATGACGCGTGTTGGCTCGGGCAGCCCGATTCAGTATCAAGACTGGGTTGAGATTGCCAGTGACCTCGTGAATGTAGAGCTTACCCGTGATGACCGGCCCGTGGTGCTGTATGGCCTCAGCGCGGGCGGGATGGAGACCTATCACGTCGCGGCCTTGAACAGGCGGGTCAAGGGGATTGTCGGTATGACCTTCCTCGACCAGCGTGTGCCCCGAGTACGCGACGAGACGGCGAAGAATCTGCTGACGGCGCGGGTCGGCATCCCGTTCGTCCACGTTCTCGCCCGGACGCGCTTGGGAAATTTGAAATTTCCCATGGCGATGGCGGGGAAGATGTCGGCACTGGTCAACGATCGCGAAGCACTCCGGGTTTTACTCGCGGACAGGACCTCGGCGGGCGCGTGGGTGTCTCTCAAATTCCTTTCAACATACATGTCGTATGAGCCGGCGATAGAGTTGGAGGATTTCGACGTGTGCCCGATTCTACTTACCCAGCCGGCGGAAGATCGCTGGAGTCCGTGGGAGCTGAGCGAGCTCACTCTTCGGCGCATCGGGCGCGTTCCTGTCGAGGTTACGATTCTCGAAGGCGCTGGCCATTATCCCCTGGAAGAGCCCGGTCTCGGACAGATGGTCGATGCTGTGCACAAGTTCTGCATGAACCTGCTGGAAGTCCAGGTCTGA
- a CDS encoding TetR/AcrR family transcriptional regulator, with protein sequence MSDIKSTDTKSQKSRVPVQERSAARVAKVLEVAERLLVEVGTEKMSIPAVAEVADVPRAAIYPFFPDKYAIFSRLAQLHMQRMGGELASSSAERARTWQEWVEIVIKTSAKYYNANPAACVLLLRGSFTDEDHSAHAAKNETIADQLRRKAESLGELPQLPRKPDAAAIAVELGLACMKYGYALEKRISPAVCREATRAVTAYLMAWDATTSSR encoded by the coding sequence ATGTCGGATATCAAGTCAACAGACACGAAGAGCCAGAAGTCGCGCGTTCCTGTCCAGGAACGCTCAGCGGCAAGGGTTGCCAAAGTGCTGGAGGTGGCCGAACGGTTACTGGTGGAGGTCGGCACCGAAAAAATGTCCATCCCAGCGGTTGCCGAGGTGGCCGACGTCCCGAGGGCAGCCATCTACCCCTTCTTTCCAGACAAATACGCCATCTTTTCCCGCCTCGCCCAGCTCCATATGCAGCGAATGGGGGGCGAATTAGCGAGCTCGTCGGCCGAGCGTGCCCGCACCTGGCAGGAATGGGTGGAGATCGTCATCAAGACAAGCGCGAAGTATTACAACGCCAATCCGGCGGCCTGCGTCCTCCTTTTGCGCGGGTCGTTCACCGACGAAGATCATTCAGCGCATGCGGCAAAGAACGAGACGATCGCCGACCAACTGCGGCGAAAGGCTGAGAGCCTGGGAGAACTCCCTCAACTTCCGAGGAAACCTGACGCAGCGGCCATCGCGGTTGAGCTAGGGCTCGCCTGCATGAAATACGGCTACGCGCTGGAAAAGCGGATTTCGCCTGCCGTATGTCGTGAGGCTACACGAGCCGTCACTGCCTATCTGATGGCATGGGATGCGACGACGTCTTCCCGCTAG
- a CDS encoding zinc ribbon domain-containing protein YjdM: protein MNTSTPSACPQCGMQNVYPDGDLYICADCAHEWPQKQADGAEHAAVTRDVHGNVLSNGDTVVVIKDLKVKGSSIPLKQGTVIRNIRLVDGDAEHIEGSSDKIKGLVLKVCFLKKA, encoded by the coding sequence GTGAACACATCAACTCCCTCCGCGTGCCCGCAGTGCGGCATGCAGAACGTCTATCCCGATGGGGATCTGTACATCTGTGCCGATTGCGCGCACGAGTGGCCGCAGAAGCAGGCGGATGGCGCGGAGCACGCCGCCGTGACGCGAGACGTTCACGGGAACGTGCTCAGTAACGGCGATACGGTCGTGGTGATCAAGGATCTGAAGGTGAAGGGTTCTTCCATTCCCCTCAAGCAAGGCACCGTCATCCGTAACATCCGTTTGGTCGACGGGGACGCTGAACACATCGAAGGCAGTTCGGACAAGATCAAGGGTCTGGTGCTCAAGGTCTGCTTTCTGAAGAAGGCCTAG
- a CDS encoding AAA family ATPase — translation MAAADRKIVIVSGAPGAGKTTLAVPLAARLGFPLFSKDLIKETLINVFGDAGGDLAASRKMGGASMELIWALARYAPQAVLEANFRPRSDYERSRLAGLDASIIEVHCDCGEMEAARRFRNRAAASGHHAAHPLKEMLPEMLAEYDQAVGLGIVITVDTRVPTNIQSIAQEILRSFT, via the coding sequence GTGGCGGCTGCTGACAGAAAGATTGTGATTGTGTCCGGTGCGCCCGGCGCTGGGAAAACAACCCTGGCAGTTCCGCTTGCAGCACGACTTGGATTTCCCCTTTTCTCCAAAGACCTCATTAAAGAGACCTTGATCAACGTGTTTGGTGATGCGGGTGGGGACTTAGCGGCATCACGGAAGATGGGTGGTGCGTCGATGGAATTAATATGGGCACTGGCGCGATACGCGCCACAGGCCGTCCTAGAAGCCAACTTTAGACCCCGTAGCGACTATGAGCGATCCAGGCTCGCCGGCTTGGATGCCTCTATTATCGAGGTACATTGCGACTGCGGCGAGATGGAAGCCGCCCGTCGCTTCCGTAATCGCGCCGCTGCCAGCGGCCATCATGCCGCTCACCCACTGAAAGAAATGCTGCCGGAGATGCTCGCCGAGTACGATCAGGCGGTAGGGCTAGGGATCGTGATCACGGTAGATACGCGGGTTCCAACGAACATTCAGAGCATCGCGCAGGAGATTCTGCGTTCCTTCACTTGA
- a CDS encoding alpha/beta hydrolase-fold protein has product MVQFPWGKAWLRGVRILAPILGLLMAFSAAAGDIVIGTTATFHSAKLNEDRTYQVMLPASYERSPNRTYPVVYVLDGETQFQHTAADAAFLAADGQIPEVIVVGIVSTVRIRDFTQTDWAEAWEGGGGASRFRSFLADEFLPHIASTYRVSPYRALSGHSAGGQFALYVLTEDPALFQGIIAISPSLDWDHRVPLRTLQESIPKRRDIKNFVYFASSDDSGDALKDDQALAAILKGAASKGIRSIYRPYPQETHTGIALPAQADALRQLFAGYAVPDAVVSKGVADVEAYYARLSSTLGMKISVPASVRNALAFDALHAGRKKEAFVMLHAVIADDPNSPEAFDSLSEAYQSEDSLTEALEASRHARSLADKYDHDNVDYYDRQLARVLRKQKSAVGGK; this is encoded by the coding sequence ATGGTGCAGTTCCCGTGGGGCAAGGCATGGCTTCGAGGTGTGCGTATCCTGGCGCCCATATTGGGACTGCTGATGGCGTTCTCTGCAGCAGCCGGCGACATCGTCATTGGAACCACCGCGACCTTTCATTCCGCCAAGCTAAATGAGGACCGCACCTATCAGGTGATGTTGCCTGCCTCTTACGAGAGATCCCCAAACCGGACTTACCCGGTGGTGTACGTTCTGGATGGTGAAACCCAGTTCCAACATACCGCTGCCGATGCGGCATTTCTTGCAGCCGATGGTCAAATCCCCGAAGTGATCGTCGTCGGTATCGTCAGCACCGTACGCATTCGCGACTTTACGCAGACGGATTGGGCGGAAGCTTGGGAAGGAGGCGGCGGCGCGTCGCGTTTTCGCTCTTTTCTGGCCGACGAGTTCCTTCCACACATTGCATCGACGTATCGCGTAAGCCCATATCGAGCCTTATCCGGACATTCCGCCGGTGGCCAGTTCGCACTTTATGTGCTGACAGAAGACCCTGCGCTTTTTCAAGGCATCATTGCCATCAGTCCGAGCCTGGATTGGGACCATCGCGTGCCACTGCGTACATTGCAGGAGTCGATACCAAAGCGTCGAGACATCAAGAATTTTGTCTACTTCGCCAGTTCTGATGATTCCGGTGATGCCTTGAAGGACGACCAGGCACTGGCTGCCATTCTCAAGGGGGCGGCAAGCAAAGGCATTCGCAGCATTTATCGTCCTTATCCGCAAGAAACCCATACGGGTATTGCGCTTCCCGCTCAGGCAGATGCCCTGCGACAGCTCTTTGCAGGCTATGCCGTTCCGGACGCTGTAGTGTCGAAAGGAGTCGCCGATGTCGAGGCGTATTACGCCAGGCTGTCTTCGACACTCGGCATGAAGATTTCCGTGCCTGCCTCGGTCCGCAATGCCCTCGCGTTCGACGCGCTGCACGCCGGTCGGAAGAAGGAGGCGTTTGTCATGCTCCACGCCGTCATTGCCGACGACCCGAACTCACCGGAGGCCTTTGATAGTTTGTCCGAGGCCTATCAGAGTGAGGATTCGTTGACGGAAGCGCTTGAAGCCTCGCGCCACGCCCGGTCGCTCGCTGACAAGTACGATCACGACAACGTTGACTACTATGACAGGCAGCTGGCGCGGGTACTGCGAAAGCAGAAGTCTGCAGTTGGAGGCAAATAG
- a CDS encoding PIN domain-containing protein, whose protein sequence is MAIIERDELQSKIHKGEIKAVCVDTSVYEAQHFAFHRGLLGEMKNLPAAGIQVLLPDVIEREILSHMSEKLPEIHSALRKAMRAAGNFGLIAEDAEAKLQVPEQDFKKLANDRLQRHVDDIDACILPVGEYADTNQVFDSYFKAIAPFESKKKSEFPDAFSLSAIERWAESEDTQVVVISNDDGWANFAKDNERIHAGPRLGDLLVAIQIADPILLKKAVAAIKGPEIDSIKIRLNERINSMAINANVDSYHYAEADVLDSRVLDVDLGSLDPDDLEIVRSDGQEFVVRWIVHVRVRFEASVQLSVYDSIDKDYVPLSVEDVSRDDDLELESLLSFSIENDDDAINLEFQDIELTDSYIDIDLGEVEISHDQE, encoded by the coding sequence ATGGCCATCATCGAAAGAGATGAGCTTCAATCAAAAATCCACAAGGGCGAGATAAAAGCCGTTTGTGTAGACACGAGTGTGTATGAAGCCCAGCATTTCGCGTTCCACAGAGGACTGCTAGGCGAAATGAAAAATCTCCCAGCGGCGGGGATTCAGGTGCTCTTGCCTGATGTAATCGAGCGAGAGATTTTGTCTCATATGAGTGAAAAACTTCCTGAAATACATTCAGCACTCCGCAAGGCTATGCGAGCTGCCGGCAATTTTGGACTGATCGCTGAGGACGCTGAGGCCAAGCTCCAAGTCCCCGAGCAAGACTTTAAGAAGTTGGCCAATGATCGTCTCCAACGACATGTAGATGACATCGATGCCTGCATCCTACCCGTAGGCGAGTATGCGGATACGAATCAAGTTTTCGATAGCTACTTCAAAGCTATTGCCCCATTTGAGTCTAAAAAGAAAAGTGAGTTTCCAGACGCATTTTCACTTAGCGCCATAGAACGCTGGGCTGAAAGTGAAGATACTCAGGTCGTTGTTATATCCAACGACGACGGATGGGCAAACTTTGCAAAAGATAATGAGCGCATTCATGCAGGCCCAAGGTTAGGTGATCTATTGGTGGCAATACAGATTGCTGATCCAATTCTTCTCAAGAAAGCCGTTGCTGCAATAAAGGGACCTGAGATCGACAGCATAAAGATTCGGTTGAATGAACGTATTAATAGCATGGCTATTAATGCCAATGTCGATAGCTATCATTACGCTGAGGCTGATGTACTCGACTCAAGGGTATTGGATGTTGACCTGGGCAGCCTTGATCCAGACGATCTAGAGATAGTCAGGAGCGACGGGCAAGAATTTGTTGTGCGGTGGATAGTTCACGTGCGCGTACGCTTTGAAGCAAGTGTGCAACTTAGCGTATACGATTCTATTGACAAAGATTATGTCCCGCTCAGCGTCGAGGACGTTTCAAGAGATGATGATCTTGAGCTTGAATCCCTGCTTAGCTTTTCGATAGAGAACGACGATGATGCAATTAATCTAGAATTTCAGGATATTGAGTTAACGGACAGCTATATTGATATTGATTTGGGGGAGGTGGAGATAAGTCATGACCAAGAATGA